GACCCTGTCATCGGACGCTGGAATGTACCGGATCCGTTGGGAGAGGTACATTATAGCCAGACCGGTTACCACTATGTGCTCAATAGTCCTTTAGCATTTTCTGATCCGCCCGGGCTGGATACGATACCTGTTAATAATTTCAGGATAAAGGATTACAAGGAAGATGTAGATGTTGTCGCACTTTCAGGAGCATTAAAAACAAATAATTCCTATATTTATTTCTCTATGAGGCAAAAGAGGAATATCAACTTATATCTGCAGCTTATTGCCTGTATTTTATTCTTGTCGTTTCCATTATTGTTTATTGGCTATCAGGACAGTCATTTTTTTGAGCTGCTAGGCAGAAGCAGTTATTGGATTTTTTGTTTCAGTTTTATTGCACTTTATTATGTCAACACCTATATTCTCATACCACAGCTTATCTTTCGCAAGAAATACGTGTATTATGGATGGAGTGTATCTGTCTTGTTGGTATTTTTTTTAGTATTCCAGCCATTCGACAGGCTTATGCGGGATAATGATCATTTTCCGCCCCCTCCATTACCCACTGAACATCGAGACCGGCCTGTACCTCCACCACCCGTGAAAAGACAGCATCCCATTCGCATTGATATTATGACCTTATATATTTTTGTAATGGTACTGGCATTGGGTGCGGCCTATCGTGTAACCCGTCTTTGGAATGATACGGAACAACGTATTACAGAAATCGAACGCGAAAA
The Sphingobacterium spiritivorum genome window above contains:
- a CDS encoding sensor histidine kinase — translated: MTPVRLLADDPVIGRWNVPDPLGEVHYSQTGYHYVLNSPLAFSDPPGLDTIPVNNFRIKDYKEDVDVVALSGALKTNNSYIYFSMRQKRNINLYLQLIACILFLSFPLLFIGYQDSHFFELLGRSSYWIFCFSFIALYYVNTYILIPQLIFRKKYVYYGWSVSVLLVFFLVFQPFDRLMRDNDHFPPPPLPTEHRDRPVPPPPVKRQHPIRIDIMTLYIFVMVLALGAAYRVTRLWNDTEQRITEIEREKTKAELAFLKAQVHPHFLFNTLNNIYALAISHHPATAKSIHKLAQIMRYFTDDSQNQFVLLQQEADCIRDYTDLQKMRLSISHPIDIDLKPIASNIYVAPLLLMSFVENVFKYGISKVNDSPIYIRLYTEANTLYFETKNRIHAQSAPTISTGIGIANTRRRLEQIYPDRHSLTIEEQNGWFNVTLSIIT